CGTCCTTGTTTTTTTACTAAGGTTAAAAACGTCTATGCCTTTAACGGTTGTGTCGCTATCATAGACTTTTCCTGTTATATTTTGAGAAAATATTGAAAATGGCAAAAGAATAAAAATGAAGTATTTCATTTTTGTTTTAATGATTGTCGTTTCTCAAATTAAAGTGTTTTATAACTTAAATAGTTGGCATTTAAGATACTTTAACTATAGTTTTAATGAACTCTTAACGTTTCATACCATAAAATGAAATAAAAGAGGCTGTCTAAAAAATGTCATTCTGAATATTACCTTCTAAACAAAATATATTTTGTTTAGAAGGTAGCTGCGAAGCTGTGAAGAATCTCTTTAAAACATAATATGTTGATTTATAAAATGATAAGATTCTTCACTATGTTCTGAATGACAAAATATATTACTTTTTAGACAGCCTCTTAAAAACTTCGCTATTAATCGAGAGAAAATTAAACCAAATCCTTAATCATTTTTGTTGCAATTTCAGCGGTAATATCACGTTGCGGAGAGCCAAACATTTCATAGCCTACCATAAATTTCTTTACAGTGGCACTTCTTAACAACGGTGGATAAAAACTCATGTGCCAATGCCAGTGTATATTTGCGTTTCCATCGGTTGGAGCTTGGTGTATACCACTAGAATAGGGGAACGATGTGTTAAATAATTTATCGTATGCTTTTGTTATTACTGATATAGCTTCAGCGTAGTCTAAAGCTTCAGCATCATTTAGTTCTAAAATATTTGATTGTTGCTTTTTAGGTACAATCATAGTCTCGAACGGCCATACTGCCCAAAAAGGAATTAATACAACAAACGAATCATTTTCAAAAATAATACGCTCTTGCTTTTCTAATTCTTGTGCTAAATAATCACCTAGAAGGCTGCTACTATTTTTGTTGTAATAGGCTAGCTGCTGTGTGTTTTTTTTATCAACTTCATTGGGAAGTGTAGACTGGCTCCAAATTTGTCCATGTGGGTGTGGGTTACTACATCCCATCACAGCGCCTTTGTTTTCAAATATTTGAACGTAATTAATATTGGGATTTTCTGAGAGTTCTTTGAATTCTTTTTGCCAAGCGAAAACGACTTTCAGAATGTCTTTAGTATCCATATTTGCTAAGCTTTTTGAGTGATCCGGACTAAAGCAAATAACTTTGCATATTCCGGTTTCACTTTCGGCTACTAACAAGCCATCTTGTACTGAAAAAGATTTAGAATCTTTTTGCAAGGCAGCAAAATCGTTTGTAAAAACAAATACATCTTGATACTTTGGATTTATTTCGCCATTAATTCTGGTATTGCCTGCACATAAATAACAGGTTTCATCATAAGTTGGTCTAACAGTATTAGATATTGCTTCATTTTGTCCTTGCCATGGTCGTTTTGCACGATGTGGCGATACTAGAACCCATTCACCAGTAAGTATATTAAAACGTTTATGCGAATAGTCTTGTAAATCTGTATGGTTCATTTTTAATAAATTGTAATTTATTATTTTACTAAGTGTGTGCCTTCAGATAGTTTTATAAAGTATACAGAACAGGCTTTGTTAAATTCCCTTTTATAAGCTATAGATGCGGCTTCTCCAAAAGCTTTGGCTTCACTTTTTGTTACTAAATTAATGGTACAACCACCAAATCCGCCACCCATCATTCTGGCTCCCAAAACCTGATCGTCTGCTTTTGCTAAGTTTACTAGAAAATCCAATTCATCACAACTTACTTTGTATTGATGTTGTAAGCCATCATGTGATTGAAAAATCAAAGCCCCTAATGTGTCCAAATCATTATCTTCAATAGCTTTTGACGCCTTTATAGCTCTATTGTTTTCTTGGATGACATATAGTGCCTTTTGATAATTTTCGGGGGTTACTTTGTCTTTTATGGCTTCTAAATCAGTTTCGGTAGCATCTCTTAATGCTTTTATTCCAAGTAATTCTGCGATGCTTTCACAAGCAGAACGTCTGTCATTATAGGCACTATCGGATAAACTATGCTTTACATTAGTATTAATGAGCATGAGTTGATGGTCTTTAAAATCTATCTTATAAGGTTTAGATTCTACCGTTCTACAATCTAAAAGTAATGCGTTGTTTTTGATGCCGAACATACTGGCATATTGATCCATAATCCCACATTTTACACCCACATAATTATGCTCTGCTTTTTGTGATATTAAAATCATTTCGTGCTTTGTTAATCCTAAATCAAATAACTCATTTAAGCCAAAAACAACGCTGTTTTCTAATGCTGCAGATGACGACATGCCAGCACCTCCTGGGATATCTCCCTTAAAAACAATATTAAAATTACCTACGACTTTGTTTCTATTTTGTATTTCGGAAACAACACCAAATACATAATTTTCCCAGCTGCCTTCAGCAGATGGTTTTAATTTATCTAATTCAAACTCAATACGACTGTTCATATCCAATGCATATGCGGTAGATCTATTTGTGTCGCTCTTTTGTATAGCAGCAGCAATACCTTTATCTACTGCTGCAGGAAACACAAACCCATCGTTATAATCTGTATGCTCCCCAATAATATTAATTCGCCCTGGGGAAAAAATAAGAATAGGTTCGGTTTTAAATGTTTCTATGAATGTTGTTTTTACATCATTAATCAATATAGCACTCATTTTAGTATATGTTATTTTATTTTTAAACTCCAGTTAATATGATAAGTATCATTTGCATCTAAAACCTCTAGCCCTATATTATTATTAAAACTGTCTGAAACTCCTGTTGTAGGTTCAATAGCTATTGTATTTAATTTAGAAGGGGTATAAGCCTGGAGGAAATTATTCTTTGCAGAAGATCTCATTATTAATTGATATTTTGGAGTGTTGAATGTCACCTCATTTGAATTCAAAATCCAACAATCATCCAATGGTTTATCTTCAATATTAAATGCATCTTTTAATTCGAAATCTTCAACACCAGTAGTGATGTTTCTTTCACCTAAAACTAT
The Flavivirga spongiicola genome window above contains:
- a CDS encoding UDP-glucose--hexose-1-phosphate uridylyltransferase, translated to MNHTDLQDYSHKRFNILTGEWVLVSPHRAKRPWQGQNEAISNTVRPTYDETCYLCAGNTRINGEINPKYQDVFVFTNDFAALQKDSKSFSVQDGLLVAESETGICKVICFSPDHSKSLANMDTKDILKVVFAWQKEFKELSENPNINYVQIFENKGAVMGCSNPHPHGQIWSQSTLPNEVDKKNTQQLAYYNKNSSSLLGDYLAQELEKQERIIFENDSFVVLIPFWAVWPFETMIVPKKQQSNILELNDAEALDYAEAISVITKAYDKLFNTSFPYSSGIHQAPTDGNANIHWHWHMSFYPPLLRSATVKKFMVGYEMFGSPQRDITAEIATKMIKDLV
- the galK gene encoding galactokinase, which codes for MSAILINDVKTTFIETFKTEPILIFSPGRINIIGEHTDYNDGFVFPAAVDKGIAAAIQKSDTNRSTAYALDMNSRIEFELDKLKPSAEGSWENYVFGVVSEIQNRNKVVGNFNIVFKGDIPGGAGMSSSAALENSVVFGLNELFDLGLTKHEMILISQKAEHNYVGVKCGIMDQYASMFGIKNNALLLDCRTVESKPYKIDFKDHQLMLINTNVKHSLSDSAYNDRRSACESIAELLGIKALRDATETDLEAIKDKVTPENYQKALYVIQENNRAIKASKAIEDNDLDTLGALIFQSHDGLQHQYKVSCDELDFLVNLAKADDQVLGARMMGGGFGGCTINLVTKSEAKAFGEAASIAYKREFNKACSVYFIKLSEGTHLVK